GAACCCCCAACAATCCGACAGGTCCCATCGAAACGTTATGACGTAAAGCGCGAAGTGCACTTCCCAGCGTGGAGGGGATCGTCAATGAACACGAAGCACATCGAGCCCAGCACCACAAGCGCCAGCACCTTCGGCGTCCTGCCCCACACGGCAACACCGGATCCATTGATGATCGCGCTCGGCGCCCTGCTGGCAGCCGCTGGCGCCGGCGGCATTGTGCCCGTGCGGCGCTGGCTGCAACGCGCCGGACAGGCGGGGCGGTGATGCGCCATGGCCACCACCCCCCGCGTCCGCAGCCGAAAGTCGTGGGTGCTCGCCATCCCGTTGACGGTGCTCGCCATCGGGATCGGCCTGCTGTGCTACTTCGGCTGGGACTACGCGCAGCAGACCGTCTTTGTCAACGACCAACAGGAGCCCACGTACGACGCCGCGGCCTACGGCCCGCGCTTGTGGCCCGTGAAACCGGCCGTCGGCACCAAAATCGGCGAGCTGGACATCCCGTCCTTGCACCTGGAAGCCCCGGTGATTCAGGGGACCGGGTGGAATCAGTTGAAGCACGGCATTGGTCACTACGCCTCCAGCGCACTGCCGGGTCAAGGCGGCAACGTCTTCGTGGCCGGGCACCGCGACACGGTGTTTACAAAGCTCCGCTATTTGAAA
Above is a genomic segment from Alicyclobacillus cycloheptanicus containing:
- a CDS encoding sortase; amino-acid sequence: MATTPRVRSRKSWVLAIPLTVLAIGIGLLCYFGWDYAQQTVFVNDQQEPTYDAAAYGPRLWPVKPAVGTKIGELDIPSLHLEAPVIQGTGWNQLKHGIGHYASSALPGQGGNVFVAGHRDTVFTKLRYLKKGADIIFETPYGNFVYQATSFQIVKQTDTSVLAPTNHETLTLMTCYPFFFFGFAPDRYIVHTKLVSEPNAAAREVLSQASQHS